Genomic DNA from Erythrobacter aureus:
GACCATGCCCGCATGAACTTCGTCGACATGGGTCATCAGCAACCGTCCGTCCTTGACCGCGAAAGCGAGCCTGCCTTCGACCAATTCGAGCGCATCCTTGCCGAAGACGTCGTAGCGCCAGCCTTCGAGGATCTTGAGGTCGCGCACGCCGGCGGCAAGCGCTTCCATTTCGTCGGCTTTGGTCAGCAGACGGGCAGCGACATCGATTTCGCGCGCGCGGATCTTGAGCAGCAGCTTGAGCAGATCGGCGACCAGCGCGCCTTCCTTGCCCAATGGCGCGCCGCGTTTCGGCTTATCGGGCATTTCGTCTTTCGGCAGCGGCTCCGCCTTTTCGAGCACTTTCATAAGACGCTTGCCGATGTCGTTGTCTTTCCACGCATTCGACAAGCCGCGAACCTTGGTCAGATCGGCCTGCTTCTTGGGGGGGTGGCTGGCGATATCGGCCAGCGTTTCGTCGCGCATGATGCGCCCGCGCGGGATGTTCTTGTGCTGCGCTTCGCTCTCGCGCCAGGCGGCCAGCGCCTTGAGACGCCCGAGCACGGCAGGGTTGCGCCCCGGCGAACGGATGCGCTGCCAAGCCTTGCCCGCGTCGTTGGCGTAATTTTCAGGATCGGCGAGTTTTTCCATCTCGGCATCGAGCCAGGCCCCGCGACCGGTCTTGATCAGCTTCTTGAGGATGCGCGGGAAGATCTGCGCCAGATGGGTCACGTCGCCGATCGCATATTCGATCTGGCGGTCGGTCAGCGGGCGGCGGCTCCAGTCGGTGAAGCGCGCGCCCTTGTCGATCGTCAGGCCAAGCCAGCTTTCGACGAGATTGGCATAGCCGATCTGTTCCGACTGACTGATCGCCATCATCGCGATCTGCGTGTCGAAGATCGGCTGCGGTGTCCGCTGCGTGAAATTGTAGACGATCTCGACATCCTGCCCGCCGGCATGGAAGACTTTGAGCACCTCGTCATTGTCGCACATCAGATCCCACAGCGGGGCAAGGTCGATTCCGTCGGCCAGTGGATCGATCGCCGCCGCTTCTTCCGTATTGCCTATCTGCACCAGGCACAGTTCGGGCCAATAGGTGTTTTCGCGCATGAATTCCGTATCGACGCAGACGAAATCGCTTTTCGCCAGACGCTCGCACAATTCGGCGAGCGGTTCGGTCTCGGTAATCAGATCGTGTATTTTCATCGTGTCTTTTCGTGTTCTGTCGGGCGGAGTACCGCCCCCGGGGCAAAGCCCATACGGTGGCGCGGGGTCATCCCGCATGCGCAAGGTAGCGGGATTTGCGCCCGGCCTGCAATCGCGCGGGCGGCGCTATGCACCGCCGTGACGCGCGCCGCTTTAGACCTGCCATATGCGCGGTCAAGCGAGTCTTAACGCTTGCGAGCTATCGCTGCGGCGCATGGGACGGATCGATTCACTCGAGCATTTCCACGCGCAGGCGGCAGGCCGGCCGTTCGATCATGTGCGCTTCCGGCTCGCCTATCCTCACGCTGCGCAACTGCTTGGTCATACGCTCGCGACGGAGCGCTGCTTCGCATGGGAGAATCTCGGGGCTGTCATCGACGAGGGCGACCGATCGCTGATCGAGATTCGCGAAGACGGTCCGGCGGGGCGTTTCAGGCCGCTCGCCGAATTGCCAGCGAGACTCAGCCCTCTGGTCTCCTCGCTCGGCGAAGCGAAGCGCTGGATCATGCTGCGCGATCTGGGGCGCTGGCCCGAGTTCAAGGGGCTGGTCGAGGAAGTGCTGGCGGGCATTGCCCCTATCGCAGGCCCCGTGACGGGCGATCTGCTCAAGCCTGTTGCGTTTCTTTTCGTCAGCTCGCCCGGCCTGCTCACTCCGCTGCATTTCGATCCCGAATACAACATCCTGTTCCAGATCGCGGGGCGCAAGCGCTTCAGCGTGATCCCGGCGGAATGCGGGCTGCCCGGCAAGGCCGATAATGAGCGGTTTCATCGTACGGGCGACAATCTCCTGCCGTGGACGCCGCAGCTAGCCGAAAGCGCGCTTCATTTCGATATCGGGCCGTGCGATGCCCTGCATGTCCCGTTCAAGGCGGCGCATACGGTAACGGTTGGCGATGCCCCATCGATCTCGCTCTCGGTGACCTGGCGCTCACGCGACAGCCTGTTGCAGGATGATGCCTGGGCGATGAACGGGCTTCTGGCTCGTTGCGGGGTGCGGGTGCCCACACCTGGCAAACGGCCCTGGGT
This window encodes:
- the rnd gene encoding ribonuclease D, producing the protein MKIHDLITETEPLAELCERLAKSDFVCVDTEFMRENTYWPELCLVQIGNTEEAAAIDPLADGIDLAPLWDLMCDNDEVLKVFHAGGQDVEIVYNFTQRTPQPIFDTQIAMMAISQSEQIGYANLVESWLGLTIDKGARFTDWSRRPLTDRQIEYAIGDVTHLAQIFPRILKKLIKTGRGAWLDAEMEKLADPENYANDAGKAWQRIRSPGRNPAVLGRLKALAAWRESEAQHKNIPRGRIMRDETLADIASHPPKKQADLTKVRGLSNAWKDNDIGKRLMKVLEKAEPLPKDEMPDKPKRGAPLGKEGALVADLLKLLLKIRAREIDVAARLLTKADEMEALAAGVRDLKILEGWRYDVFGKDALELVEGRLAFAVKDGRLLMTHVDEVHAGMVEAQAAE